AGAGTGGATCATTCAACTAAGTATCTTTCTTTGCATGACTGTTATTTGTGTGGTTCTAGAAAAGAAATAATCGTGTGGAGATtaagtataattttatatatttaaatcttaaaattataGTAAATAAGTGAAATTAACAAAGAGGCTAGAGGTGCTTTTGCTCCTTGTGTGATACAGATGGCACTCAGATTCTTTCCTGGCTTTCATAACCACTTCCATATACTTTAACATAGCCAACATAAAGAACTTCCAAATATTCTCAGTGGAGATGTCATATCCTGAGATCATGCATGGCAAATACTGTGTGGTTTTGCCTTCTCCGAGGACCTAGACCACCAGTCTATCATTTAACCAAGCAGGTTTAACTTGAGCCTATCAGTTTTTCTAATAGATATTCTTTAGCTCAGAcgctgttttcttttgttctacagCTTTGGGTGCTTCTAAGTAAGTGCAGCTAGAGCAGTGTCCCCAGAGCACAAGGGCGTGCATGTGCTCACGAATCAATGCCTTCCTGTCACATGGCTTCTTTCCTCACTGTTATGCCTTCCTGTCACATGGCTTCTTCCCTCACTGTTTTTGTCTTGTGTGCTTGTGGGTCACCATTAACCTTACACTGCAGCTAGACAAAAGTATTACATAATGCAACACATGAAAGAAACATCTgcaatgtattattttttatatcttttaattaaaaaaactcaacaaagatataaaacaagcattttacataaTGCATACATTCTCAACATCTGCAGATAAGATAAATAACAGAAGGCAAAAGCAGACACATTTTATTGCTTCTCTTTGGTAAGTCACCAATATTCTCTGCAGAAACAGAGTACGTGTTtgtttcttgggaaaaaaaaccttaaaataacTGTCCCTTAGTATTAACAAAATATTTATCAATAATGCAATAGGTGTATTTTTCAAACTGACAAGAATGCATAATACTTTATTCTCTGAGGGGTAAGTAGCTGCTTTCCAAAATTAAGGCCTAAAGAGAAACAACTTTTCTAGCTACCTTTTTACTggctctttttttaaatgtcacattcaAATTCCCTGACACCATTCTTGCAGAAAATCTTTGCCATATACAAAAATTCTCTTTCACCAGGCAGTTCCGACACCACCCATCCTAACCAATCCCATTTCCTATGAGGCAATTCTGCTTTAATTCAGCATCATCGAAACTCAGTGTCCCAATACAAGAGAACAAAAATTCCACTAAATTTGTTCCAACAAACAGCACATATATACACTATGGCTCTACTGAAGCAATATATACAGGTCAGACTAAGAGTTAGAAAACTAAAAAGGCCCATTCAATACATAGCAGCTTGTATCTAAATATGTACaggtatgtatatgttttcacagttaatctttaaaaaaaattacatgatatGTTCAGAAATATTTCTCCTATGGTCTATAAATAATGCTTTAAAAGTTCaactaacaaaagaaatgaagtataAGAGTcaatcaaattaaataaatcttccgAGCCTTTATGAACAAATGCTTAAGTTGGTAAAGCTTGAGGTGTGTCTTGTAAAAGTGTTCTGTCAGGCCCCACCAGGAAAGGCAGTCTTCCTTCTAAACCCGGTAGGAGAGAAACTCCAAAACTTTGGAAGGAACCGGAAGTTTCTGGACTTCTTGGGTGGGCATCACTCTTCGGATCGCCATGCGACATAAATGTTGAAGGCTAGGGACTTGCCTTGGAGTAGCCCAAAAATATACACTTCCGTCATGTGTCcttagagaaataaaagaaacaaagccagTCACCCAACTACACATATTCCACATCCCTACAGCTAGCTCTATTATCAGAACCACAATCTTACTTTAAATCTAGTAAGTAGCAATGATGTACTCCAGGACAAGGCAGTAACAGGATTTTAAGAGTTTGTTTAGGAAATTTACACGACTTCTGCTGTTAAGAAATGAAAGacgctagagagatgattcagctgttaagagcactcgATGCTTTCccaagaccagagttcagttccagtactgacacggtggctcacaaaaacacctagaactccagttcttgatcactcttctggcctctataagcACTACACACTcacagtgcacagacattcaagcaaaacatccatacatacaaactaaaaaaaacaaccttcaaaagaaaaagaacaggaaagagtATTTACCCAGCAGCTAAAACACTGCCATCAGTAGAAAAGGCACAACAAAGACCATTGTTCAAGGGTGCAACTTGTACTGGACAATCCTCCTCGAGTCTCCAGAACCTCACCATTCTGGAAGGGAAATGAGCGATGGAGTGAGTTAGTAAGTCAGAAAACAATACTTCTGAGTTCTGAGTcacagagtacacacacacacacacacacacacacacacacacacacacacacacacacacacaatcactccAGAGATCACAGTGACTGGTTGAGACAGGCTCATATGTAACCCAGGCCAGCAAaactccatcttcctgcctttctttacttctcaagggctggggttacaggcatgtgtcgtCTCCATCCAGCTAAtagtaatttgttgttgtttgagatagggtctcactacatagcccaagctggaatccccctgcttcagcctcccaaagtgctgcaattacaggtgtgagcctccacatTCAGCTAGCTCAATACTAGTGTACTttatatactattttatattctatACCATTTGGCAATCTGGATGAACTCCAAAGAGATCACAAGGCATGGCTTTGTAACCTCAGTGTTTGAAACTGTAATGTTCACAATTGGaagctttctcattttcttacaGATAAAATAACATAATCTGCTTTATTCTTTTCTACACTGCCTAATCTCAAAAGTAATGGCCACCAAttttacaggtgtgtaccaccatagcCAGTGAGGCAAAAAAGCAAGGTGTTGTCAAGCCCCACCCTCAAAAAACCTGAACCTCGCTAGAAAGGTGTTATGACTTAAAGCATGTTATCATTAAAGTATGAGGTTTGAATAGTCAAAACTACACCCCAAATACTTACTTATCATCAGCAAGGCTCGCAACATGCAGTCCATCATGACTGAAAGACACAGCTCGTACCCATCGGTCATTTGCTCCACCAGCAAATATTGGAGTAGGTGGGGGAAACAGgtgcctggggtcagagacataGTTTCAGTGGGTTTTAGAAtcattcaaaaaaacaaaatggcctTGGTATCCAAGTTCATTGGCCTTTGAATAAGATTTAAAGTGGGGCTCCAATGATACAACCAAGACAGAGGAGAGCTGTTACAGCCAGGCTAAATGTAACAGGAGGTTGTGTGCTCAGTCAGAAAGACATCGTCCCCAACAGGACTGTTCTTCAGTAACAGCGTCCCCAACAGTAACTGTGCTTCCCTGCTAGAACTGCCAACCAAAGCAAGGGCTTCTGAAAGAATCGTTCACCTCTTTTTCACACACGGCACACATTTAACATTCTGTCTAACCTTTTTCCACAGGCATGAAACTCCAGTATATTAAATTTCTACAGAACCAGACACTTAAACACCAAGACCCACCTAATAAGAGCCACATTTACTCTGAGTTTATCTAAAGCTTTGTGCATTACTCAAGTGATCACATAAtgggaaaaattttaatttatgagaTTGTTAATTTGACATTTTGTTAGGGATTCTAATTTTTCACATAACTTCTTCAAAGCCATACTGATAGTATTGGATTACAGACTGGGATAATTCATGTACTCACCCGAATTCCATCAGAATGTCTCCAGTGTGTGGATCCCAGACATACACACGAGTATCATAAGATGCAGTAGCTAGCAATGCTCCATCAGGAGAAAAGTCACAAGCTACAACATCATGGTGATGTCCTTCCAGTTTCCTTATCATGGTGTATTTATCCATATTCCAAAGGAAAACCTGCAATAGTAAAAAGGCAAATGTTATAGATTCACTCAGACACAGAGGACAAAGGGGCATATCTTAAACTACAACTGCTATTTTAACATTacattaaattaattacaaattatGAGTAATTTAAAGAATATGCTCAgtgtcatagattaaaaaaatcagtctttaagTTAATTAAAGCAGACATGCAAATTTCTATTTCAAATGTTTCTgttaaatgttaatttaaaaaataagcctaAAGGGAAAATAAAGGCAATACAATTTAACCACATATTGAAATCCATTTATTCCAAAAACTAATTAACTAAAATATATGGAAATAAATAGGGTTAAGTATTACaaacccctttctcttttttccagaaactaccaatttttaaaaatagatacagaCAGAAAATGTAATGTTAGCAAATTGTTACTCCATTGGCATCTCCCTTTGAGATAATCACTTGTTTACAAAAGGCTTGGGTCACCACCGAGAGCCTAGGAAGAGAAACAGATACTGCAAGAAAAGAGAATTTTCACAGCCAAATGTAATTTTGTTGGCAAACAACAAAGATGTTAAACCACATTACACAAATGAAAatgctattttataaaataatataattataatatttttgtaattaaCAGTCTTATTTTTCCAAACTGACTATAATCATTAGCCATTTTCAGCATAAAAGTTAAATTACTTCAAAACAAGCTCACATACAGTTTAGATTTTAAACATCCAAAGACTGTGCAGAGGGTTCTAAATAAGTTTTGCTGGGTTTTTTGCTTTGAAGCAGTGTCTCACCAAgacgcccaggctggccttgaactaagtagcccaggctggtcttgaacttgtgatccacttgcctcagcctcccaaggagctCTAGACAGGATTCTAATGCTTACTGCAGGTTGTTAGATTAAACATAAACTTGGAGGTTTACAGGAAGCCTGGTGAGATAGCTTCCTCCTCCTGTAGTGCAGTCTTTTCTGCCACGTCCTGTCTGCACACAttgtttccaaaggaaataaGCATAATAACTGGGCAGTTATCTAAGGTACTGCCAGTATCTTAGAAAATTCCAAAAAGCAACAGAGAAAGCACTCAAAAACCAATTTCTTTACATTAAATTGGGTTCAACTGTCAGACTCTCAATTCCATCAAACTGGAAGATCAATTTACTCAGGAGTCTGGATTTTACTGTGGgggaaattactttttaaaggggaaaaaaagaaaaagaaagaaaggaagaaaagcagaagtgGACATCGACCAGCACCTGTGTACGTACAGTACACCTTGCAGCCGAATGCAAGGTTACTTCATCCTATGGTAAAGGTCGCCCCCAGCCCGGTAGCCAGAGATGCcactctttctgcccagctaacACCATGTGCGCCTGTGTGCGAGTGGTGCCAGCATAACCTCAATCACACCAATATTGCTGCCACCACCTGTGACAGGGAAAGCAAGAAGCATATGGAAAACACACAGCCTAAAATAGCAACGTCAACATCTAGCTTGTTTtatgacttaaaaaacaaaacaaaacaaactaagctATTTTGTTCTAAACTTCTAACATTCACGACTATCATTTTAACATACTTCTTggcaaaataaaatgtgttttatctagccacaacccccacccccgttaGTCCAAAGTGTGCTGTAATCATTACACATATCTGGAGTTCAGCCACTTTCATAAATACTCAAGGCTACTGCTAAGCTCTTAAAACTACATTAACTCGGAGCTAGTACACCACAGTTCACTGCAAGTACAGCCCTCAACAGTCACTACTTCAGCTGTCAACAGGCAAGCTGTAAAACAATGTGCAGCTTCATCTACAATCCACTCTCGCACAGAAATGAGTGCTCATTTCACTATGGTTTTAAATTACTGTGTTTTTTCCAGTTAAATGTACAGaatctacttaaaaaaacaaaatagcaaactgaacaaaacaaaaacaaagaaaataatcaataaGGAATTATCTTAACATATGGACTAGATCTTATCTATATCACATAAACTTTCCTAGATCTCACAAAAAACTTTCAGTTTATAAACATCTCTAAAAGCAATTCAATTTCTCAATTCACAAATAACTAATTTTCTACATGCAAATAAATTCTCTCCATCATGAAATAAAGCATTAAGATATTCATGACACCGAGCACAGACTTAATAGGTTGCTTAGATTTACAATGATTAAGCACACATTATCATCCAATTCCCAATACATGTCCAAGAACTTTGACACATACTGCTTTACTGGCTCCAACTGAACACAGCATGGACGAGTCGGGAGAGAATGCACAACTGTACACCCAGTTCTGATGTCCCCGCAAGACTTTCATCATGTTTCCTAAGAAAAAGAAGCAGCCGTGTCAGGGGAATTCATTTCCAATCAGTAACACTGCACCACCGTAACAGTTACCAAACACTTTTATAGCTGAAAAAAGAAATAgcgatagacagacagacagatagatagatagatacagagggCTTCAATATCTGCCACCTGTtggctttccttcctccctccctccctctttccttccttccttccaaggctgggtctctctatgtagccctggctggcttcggACTCCCAGAGGGTAGTAGCTGTTGCTTCATAAAATTACATGGGACTTGAGAGACACTATTCCATAGTCAAGAGCAAactctgctcttacagaagagcTAAGTTTGATCCAGCATCCTAATTGGGtcgctcacaactgcctgtaactctaattccaggagatccaatgcctctggcctcctcaggcacccatATATGAATATTccccccccacacagacacacatgaatatataaataatacattttggaATGTAAAAGCTAGGCATGCTAAtttatctttaatctcagcactcaggagacagagcaggtaTTTTAGCCTCATATACATTCACTTCTGTTTCTCTTAATGATAAAACTTTGTTAACATCAAGATACCATGTTTCCAAAAAAAACTGAGTATAccaacagacttttctgtgagatcagagggaaaaacaTCACttactttttaatgaaataatttatgaaCCATGCTTACCAGCATTTAACCACATTATAAATCCTGGTTTGTAAATCAAGCTATAATCTAAATTTTATTGGAGAATAAATCTGTTGCTTAGAGTCCCacttccaattttttattgaaagtTTCATTTATCTAgtgcatgagtgttttggctgcacatatgtctgtgcaccatgtatgtgcactgtccacagaggccaaaaggtgttagatcccttggaactagagtcatGGATCTGTGCGGTTGGTTTCTGAGCAGTGTCAAGACGGTTTATAATAGTAACTGCTGGCTTAATCTATGTTTTTGTTTCCCAAGtattaaacagaaagaaaaaagactccTTGGTCACCAagccatttgtttgtgtttttctgataCAGTGCCCTAGTAACTAGCCACTGTCTGGCCTAGAGCTCTCAATCCACCTGCCTTGTCCATTagagctaagattacaggtgtgctggGCTGCAGGGAGGG
This Peromyscus leucopus breed LL Stock chromosome 8b, UCI_PerLeu_2.1, whole genome shotgun sequence DNA region includes the following protein-coding sequences:
- the Wsb1 gene encoding WD repeat and SOCS box-containing protein 1 isoform X1; translated protein: MASFPPRVNEKEIVRSRTIGELLAPAAPFDKKCGGENWTVAFAPDGSYFAWSQGYRIVKLVPWSQCLKNFLLHGSKNVTNSSCLKLTRQNSNGGQKNKPPEHIIDCGDIVWSLAFGSSVPEKQSRCVNVEWHRFRFGQDQLLLATGLNNGRIKIWDAYTGKLLLNLVDHIEVVRDLTFAPDGSLILVSASRDKTLRVWDLKDDGNMMKVLRGHQNWVYSCAFSPDSSMLCSVGASKAVFLWNMDKYTMIRKLEGHHHDVVACDFSPDGALLATASYDTRVYVWDPHTGDILMEFGHLFPPPTPIFAGGANDRWVRAVSFSHDGLHVASLADDKMVRFWRLEEDCPVQVAPLNNGLCCAFSTDGSVLAAGTHDGSVYFWATPRQVPSLQHLCRMAIRRVMPTQEVQKLPVPSKVLEFLSYRV
- the Wsb1 gene encoding WD repeat and SOCS box-containing protein 1 isoform X2; the encoded protein is MDKYTMIRKLEGHHHDVVACDFSPDGALLATASYDTRVYVWDPHTGDILMEFGHLFPPPTPIFAGGANDRWVRAVSFSHDGLHVASLADDKMVRFWRLEEDCPVQVAPLNNGLCCAFSTDGSVLAAGTHDGSVYFWATPRQVPSLQHLCRMAIRRVMPTQEVQKLPVPSKVLEFLSYRV